The following is a genomic window from Candidatus Micrarchaeota archaeon.
ACATAACCTGGAAGGACCACATCCGGCAATTCAATAGTCATCAACGAAAGGATGAAGATACCTTCTACAATCCTATCAACAACACCGTCTATAAACCCGCCGAATTCCGTTACCATACCCTTGGCACGGGCTATCGCGCCGTCCAATCCGTCCATGACCCCCGCTAAAAGGAACATCACGCAACCTTCAACAATCTTTCCTTCACAGACCAACCATGCCGAAAGGACGGCAAATAAGATAGAAAGCAGCGTAACCTGATTCGGTGTGACCGGGAGGCCTGCCAACAGAAGACCTACGCTTCTCTGAATACCTTTCATCCGTTGTTTGAGCATGCTGGAATTAAACACTGTACATTATTTAAAATATATCTTCTGCTTTATCCGTGTGATTGTGAATAAATCCTGAGTAACCCAACGTGAAGAATCAAGTTTTATTACCTAACTATCTAGACTTCGTCTCTCATTCTCGCAGTACTCTTTTATCATATTCTCATACGCGTACCCCTTTTTCCGGACCTTCCCTTCCTACTTATCCCCAACTTTAAACTAACCGTTTATGAAATCCTCGATCATCCTACGTGCATCATAATCTGTGAACTGTCTGCGCGGATGTTTGAAAAGGTAAGCGGATGCAGCGTCTATCGACCCACCCATTCCCTTATCCTTAGCGATCTTTGCGAGGCGGATCGCGTCCACAACGATACCTGCCGAGTTCGATTTATCGTCAACTACCAGTTTTAAATCTATTGTGAAAGGCACGCCGGCCCACGTCTCTGCATCGATCCGTATGAAACATACCTTAGTGTTTTTTAAGAACGGCACGAAATCGCTTGGGCCGATATGAATATTCTCCTCGGACAATCTGTCCGACAACTGACTCTGGACCGATTCGGTTTTAGACACCTTCTTACTGACAAGTCTTTCCCGTTCCAACATGTTCTTAAAATCGGAATTACCGCCCACGTTAAGCTGGTACGTGCTACGGATCACGCCACCCCGTTCATCGATGAGACGGGTCAATACCCTGTGTACTATGGTTGCTCCGACCTGCGACTTTATGTCATCACCCAACACCGGTACACCGGCCTCGGCAAACCGTTCATGCCATCGCTCATCGGAAGCTATGAATACGGGTATGTTGTTAACAAAAGCAGTATTCGTCTCAATGGCTATCTCTGCCCAGAATTCTGTCGCCTTTTGAGAACCTACTGGAAGATAGTTTACCAGCACGTCCACCTTCTTATCCTTGATCTCCTTTATAATCTCTTCTCTGAGCGTATCCATGTCCTTGGTCTGTTCGACAGGTCTGAACCAATCCTCCACAAACCTTCCGACACCGTCAAGACGTGGTGATTCTTTAACGATAACACCAGATTTGGGCATGTCTTCCACGTAACGGACAAAATTCGGATATGCGTACTGTGCATCCGTCAGGTCCTTACCGACTTTCTCTTTAGAAACATCCCATGCCGCAACGAATTCGATGTCCGACCATGAATAACCGCCCATCGTTTCATGCATGAGACCGACCGCCGTCTTACCAGTCCTTCTGTAGTACTCTATTCCCTGGTACAACGCCGCAAAACAGTTTCCGACACCTATCACACCGACCCTAATCTTACCCATTCATACCACCTACGAACTTGTTTTACAAATTAAAAATATTTTATTTTTATAAAATAATAAATGTTTAAAAAAGTTCCGAACCGTTTTTATTCGATGGAAGAACTTGCAGAGATGATACAGGACGCAGACACCGACCAAATGCATCATTCAATAAAAGTTCTGACAAAGGGTAACCTATGGCCGTACATACTTTCGTTGATGAAGAAAGAAGGCAAAGTATATGCTTACAACCTCGATAAATCTGTAGAATTGCGGTTCGGGTTCAAACCGAGTAAAATTATGCTGTACCTAGTTCTTTACAGTCTGGAAGAAAACGGTCTTGTGACTTCTTCTTATGTTAATCGGAGAAAATACTACAGAATAACAAAAAAAGGGATCAGAGAGTTGAATAGATTTAAAAAACTCCTCAAGATCATCAGCGACAAACTTTAGGTTTTATCAGATAATATACGACACCGACCTCTTTAACACCGGTCGGCTCGACAACGATGTAACCGCCGAAGCGGTTTTTGATAATGCTGACATACCATTCGTAGGAGGGTTTGTTTTCCAGATCGTTCAACAGTACCGATACAACCTCTGCACTCCAATCACCGGAACTTACATTATACCCTATGCCCAGTTCTACGGTATTTATAAGAAATACTTTGCTTCCCCCACCTATTACTGTTTTAGCATCCTTTGCGTCGGAAAAACGTCCCCGTACACCGAGTTTAACAGAAAACGGTTCACCGTATCCGAAAACAACCCGGTAGTTCGGACAGTTATCATAGATGATGCCTCCACCAAAATGGAATTTCTTTACACTGATATAGGTATAGAACTGATAACGGTCCGTGGACGGACTCGTCCCAAGAGAGACCTGTAGACGGAGATTGTTCCGACGGGCACAGGGAACAACATACCTTTCGCTTAACGGTTCCATCCTTCTAAAACGCGGTGGAGTTTTCGTTGAGGGCTCGATGTCCGTATAGTTCGGCGGTTTTACCTCAGTAGTATCTATCACAAAAACCGAAGATTTCTCTTCCTGATGCGTACCTTGTTTTTTTGACGCGTGCGTTCCGGTTTTCGCACCTGAGATCTTCTGCCGCCTCTTCTTACGCGTTCTCCGCGCATACTCGGTAAGCGATACACCTCTCTTCTCGATCAAACCTTTCAACCTCTCGATATCTTCGAGTAGGTCCCTATACACACTTTCCGGGATACCTTCCTCTTTAAAGATATCGATGATCCCTTTCATGTGAAAGTATTCATCGACCAACGTCTCTGTATCAGGAACTGGTTTATTGAGATTATCTATGAGCACGTAACCTATGGTTCGATGGACCCCTCTCCTTCTCGGAACTTTGAACTCATCGTAAAAGACGGCGATGTCGTATCCAACCACACGCAGCACACTATCGGCAACAGTACCTGCCGAATCCCAATAGAATCCGTCAACAGGAATGAGCATCCATTTGTACGGTGTCTTCAGATCTATTACTTTCATAAAAAACGGCACATCTTCCTTTTTCAGGATGTTGAGTCTTTCGATACGACCTTTACCAACCCGAGTGGTATCACTGTAATCCCAATCCTTCATCTCCTCAAAA
Proteins encoded in this region:
- a CDS encoding CDP-alcohol phosphatidyltransferase family protein → MLKQRMKGIQRSVGLLLAGLPVTPNQVTLLSILFAVLSAWLVCEGKIVEGCVMFLLAGVMDGLDGAIARAKGMVTEFGGFIDGVVDRIVEGIFILSLMTIELPDVVLPGYVWLGALLLFGTCMPSFVRAYADHKHVVAHETALLMGGVFERTERVLMVVFATMIGYFFGWVYFVYLIIISVVLSLVTVLQRISIVWNNQKKNPSS
- a CDS encoding inositol-3-phosphate synthase, whose protein sequence is MGKIRVGVIGVGNCFAALYQGIEYYRRTGKTAVGLMHETMGGYSWSDIEFVAAWDVSKEKVGKDLTDAQYAYPNFVRYVEDMPKSGVIVKESPRLDGVGRFVEDWFRPVEQTKDMDTLREEIIKEIKDKKVDVLVNYLPVGSQKATEFWAEIAIETNTAFVNNIPVFIASDERWHERFAEAGVPVLGDDIKSQVGATIVHRVLTRLIDERGGVIRSTYQLNVGGNSDFKNMLERERLVSKKVSKTESVQSQLSDRLSEENIHIGPSDFVPFLKNTKVCFIRIDAETWAGVPFTIDLKLVVDDKSNSAGIVVDAIRLAKIAKDKGMGGSIDAASAYLFKHPRRQFTDYDARRMIEDFING
- a CDS encoding PadR family transcriptional regulator, translated to MEELAEMIQDADTDQMHHSIKVLTKGNLWPYILSLMKKEGKVYAYNLDKSVELRFGFKPSKIMLYLVLYSLEENGLVTSSYVNRRKYYRITKKGIRELNRFKKLLKIISDKL